The DNA region TTGCGCTCCTGGAGCTGCTCGTCGAGCACTCCCAGAAGGGTGCGGGCACGATCCTGCTCGCCGCTGCCGACGAGGGCTCGCGCCGTCCCGACGAAGTAGTCCAGATCCGTCGCGTCCTGGTCGATTCGCGCCAGCCAGTCATCCTCGAGGGCATCGAAGTTGCCCTTCTCGATCTGGCCTCGGGTGTCTCTTGAAACAGCCATCGTGAAGAAAGCGCAACATAGCACACAACGGGAGCCGGTATCGATACCATTTCGCCATGGACGAGTCCGCCGCTGCCGACCTCGCCAGCCGCCTACGCCAGGTGGAGGCGGAAGAGCTCCTGCGCTTGGTTCGCGAGCTGCCCGACGAACAGCTACGGGGCGCCGCCGCGAGGCAGGCGTTGCGCAACCCCTTCGCCGGCTCCGAGGTGATCGTCGCTCTGCTTCGCCGGCCGGCCCTGCGTCACGTCTACGAGCTGCGCCGGGACATCGCCTTTCATCCGCAGACGCCGGAGGCCCGGGCCCTCGAGCTGCTGCCGACGCTCTTCTGGCGCGATCTGGCGGCCCTCGGGACCGAGATGCGGGTCCGACCCACCCTGCGGCGGGCCGCTGACCGTCATCTCATCCGCCGCTTCACCGGCCTCTCCTTGGGCGAGAAAATCGCCCTCGCCAAGCGCGCCGGGCCGGTTCTGATGAGCCATGCGCGCAGCGACCCCAGTCCGGCGGTGATCGCGGCACTGCTCGACAATCCGCGGCTGACGGAGGGCCTGCTGGCGCCGCTGCTGCAGCGCGAGGACGTCAATCCGGCGGTGCTCGAGGTGATCGCCCGCAGCCGCCGCTGGGGCCAGCGCTACGGCATCCGGCGGGCCCTGTGCAGCAATCGCCGGACGCCCCTCGCCACCGCCTTGGCGCTCCTGCCGCTGCTCAAGAAGGCGGACCAGCGGGCCCTCGCCCGGGACCGCCGGGCGGCGCCGCCGGTGCGGCGCCGAGCCAAGCTGCTCGCCGGTGGTTGAGGCCGGTGGGGACGAGTGCCGGCCGGAGGCGCCCGTGGTGCCCTTCCGGGGCATGGGCTTGATATGGTTAAGTCTGGTACAATCTTAAGTTTAGAGATGGGAGAGCCGCAGATCTCACCGATGCCGCGCCAGCGGACCCCGCGGTCCCCTTCGGACGACGCCCTCGGTTCGTCCGACGAGGGGCGTAAACCGCCATGGCAAAAGGAAGGATCGAGCGCTGACGAGGCGTCCTTCGGGCGCTGGCTGCGGCGCCAGCGGGAGGTGCGTGAGATCGACCTGCGAGAGATCGCCGACCGCACCAAGATCAGCCTCCGTTACCTCAAGGCGATGGAGCAGGATCGCTTCGATCTACTGCCGGCGCCGGTGTTCGCCCGTGGCTTCCTGCGCGAGTATGCACGCTACGTCGGACTGAGTCCCGACGAAGTGGTCAATTTCTACCTCTCGGCTCACGAGGAGATGGAGGCTCTCGACGACGAGGGGACGGTCACGCCGCGTCACCGCAGCTCCGTCCTGCGTCACGGATTGCTGCTCGCCCTGGCCGTCGCGCTGATGGTGGCACTGGCGGTTTACGTCGCCTTCTATCTCGAGAATCGCCGCTCCGCCGCGCCCGCCGAAGAGGCGCCCGCGGCGGCGGTGCCGTCGCCGCCGGAGGATGCGGCTCCGGTGTTGCGCGGCGCCGCCCCTGCCGCCCTGCCGGCCACGATGGCGCCAAGCCCCGAGGCGGCTGCTGCAGCGGTGCCGAGGGCACCCCTCGAGGTGACCCTCGACTTCACCGCCGAGTGCTGGGTCGAGGCGCTGATCGACGGCCGTCAGCGTCTCAGCGAGCTGCACGTGCAGGGAGAGTCCCTGTCGTTGACGGCGGAGTCCGAGGTCCTGTTGCGCAAGATCGGCAATGCCGCCGGCGTCGAAGTGCACGTCAACGGTCGGCCCTTCCCGCTCGATGGCTCGGCCGGCCAGGTGGTTCGGGATGTGCGTATCGACCTCGAAGTAGTGGAGGGCCTCCAGACCGAGGCTCCGGCGGTGTGACCGCTCGCTCCGACGATCTTCTCCAACAAGTCGTCACGGGAGACAATCGCCAGCTCAAGTCGCTGGCGGCCCAGGGACTGCTGCCGGTCGAGCCGGCCGATCTGATCCCGGTTCAGGTCGCCCTTTCGGCGGGCGAGGATCCCCAGCTCGCCCTCGAGGCCGATGCCGCTCTGCGCCGCCTCGAGCCCGAGATGGTGAGTCATTTTCTCGAGCGCCAGGCGAGTCAGGCGGAGATCGCCTTCTTCGCCCGCTCGGTGCGCCATCCGCTGATCATGGAAACCATCCTGGCGCGGCGCGACGTTTCCCGCGAGCTACTGGTGGAGCTCGCCGGCAATCTCGAGCCGGACTTCCAGGAGCTTTTGCTGCTGCGCCAAGATGTCGTGGTCGAGGAGCCGGCGGTCCTCGATGCGTTGGAGGGCAATCCTCAGGTCAGCAGCTACTCCCGGCGGCGCATTCGCGAGTACCGGGAGCACCTCTTGCCGCGGCCGCGGCGCGATGATCTGGAACCGGATCATCCCGAGTACGAGGCGACGGACGAGGAGCTCGAGGCGGCCATCGCCCAAGTGCAAGACGAGCTACCGCCGGAGGAGGGCGAGGAGCCGGCGGACGAGCTCACCGGGCTGACGGAATCCCAGATCCGGATGCTTCCGGTGCCGGCTCGCATGCGCTTGACCCGCGGCGCTCGCCACAGCCTGCGCGCCATCCTGGTGCGGGATCCGAATCCTTATGTCGCGGTCGCGGTACTCAAGTTCAATGCCGTCACCGAGCAGGAGATCGAGCAGATTTCCTACAGTCGGCTGGTGGTCGAGGAGGTTCTCGAGCACATCCTGCGATCGCGTCGTTGGGTCAGTAAATACAAGATTGCCTCCGCCTTGGTGCATAATCCCCGCACTCCGGTCGGCGCAGCGGTGCGCATGGTGCCGAGATTGTCGGTCAGGGATCTGCGGAGCTTGAGTCGAGACCGCAATGTGGCGGAACCGGTTCGCGCGACTGCAGGACGTTTGTATAGAATAAAGCGTCGATAGATCCGGCCGCGTGCGCTCCGCGGAGATCAGGATCCAGGCATTTCGCCTTTACCCTCGGGATCGATCAGAGTGGCCAAGAATTACTACGACATCCTGGGCCTCGGCCAGAATGCGACCGACGCCCAGATCCGGGAGCGCTTCAAGGCGATGGCCCGTGAGCGCCATCCGGATCGCTTCCAGGGGGCCGAAAAGGCCGATGCCGAGGTCGCTTTCCAAGATCTGACGGAGGCCTTCAACGTCCTCCTCAACGCCGAGCGCCGGCGCCAGCACGATCTCGAGCTGGCCAATCCGGAGGCGGACCAGCAGGGGGTCGATTCGGCGCAGCTGGCGCGGGTTTACCTGCAGCGCGGCGTCAAGTCCTACCGCGAAAAAAATTATCTCCAGGCGGCCGACAACTTCGATCGAGCCACCAAGGCCGAGCCCGAGAACGCCCTCGGCTGGTACAATTTGGCTCTCGCCTGCAGTCATCAGCAGCGCTGGATGTCGCGCTCTCTGACGGCGATCGCCAAGGCCTGCGAGCTCGCCCCCATGAACGTCACCTACCTCAAGACCGCGGGACGATTGCACGCCCGCGGGGGGCGTCTGACGCAAGCCGAGAAATACTACGAGCAGGCCCTCACCTGGGGCGGTGAGGACGAGACCATTCGCCGTCAGCTCGACGAGGTGCGGAGCTCCAAACGACCGCGCTCCGGTCTCTTCGGGAGGGGGAGCTGATGGTCTCCGTGAAGGCTTACGGTCTGACCGACCGAGGGCTCACTCGGTCTCACAACGAAGACTATTTCGAGATCGACTCGAGTCAAAACCTCTACCTGGTGGCCGATGGCATGGGCGGCCACCGGCACGGCGAAGTCGCCTCGCAGCTCGCCGTGCGCACGATCAAGGACTTCGTCGACAAGACGTCGCACCAGGATGCGACCTGGCCCTTCGTGCCGGAGCCGCGCCTGCGGCGCCAGACCAACGTGCTCAAGATGGCGGTGCGTCTGGCTCACGATCGGGTGATGTACGCCATTCGCGAGGACCGGCGCCTCTTCGGCATGGGGACGACGGTGGTCGGCTTTCTGCTCGATGACGATCAAGCGGCCATCGCCCACGTCGGCGACAGTCGCGCCTACCGGCTGCGCGACGGCCAGCTCGAGCTGCTGACCCAGGACCACACCTGGGTCAACGAGCAGGTGGTGGCGGGTTTCCTCTCCCTCGACCAGGCGCGGGTGCATCCGCTCAAGAACGTCGTCACTCGCGCCCTCGGCGGCGAGAAGGACATCGCCGTCGACGTGCGCGAGGAGCAGGTGCAGCGCGGCGACCTCTACATTCTGTGCTCGGACGGCCTCACCACCATGTTGAGCGATGCCGAGATTCAGGCCGGGGCCGAATCCTCCGCCAGCCTTGCCGAGATCTGCCGCAACCTGGTCGATGCCGCCAACTCCCGCGGTGGCCACGACAACGTCACCGTCATCGCCCTCGGCATCGAGTAGGCCTCAATCGTTGCCGTAGCGGTAGCCGCCGCGGGCTCGCACTCGCAGGCTGCGATCCGCCAACTCCACTTCGACTTTCTGGAAGCCTGACTCGCCCGGCGGATGGCCGCTGCGGTAGCTCAGCAGGTAGTAGCCGCCGTTTTCGCGGCTGATCTGCTTGAGCGGCGAGGCGAAGTTGGTAAAGCGCTCGAAGTAGCGGCCGCCGGTGTCCTCGGCGAGCTGGCTGAGGGCGCCGCTCAGGCTGTGGCGGACATCGCTCGGGCTGATATCGACGCTGTAGACGGCGACGTTGTGATCGTTGAGGGTCTCGACCATCGGTGGGTAGTAGCGCTGGTCGGGGCGGTAGATGCCGCGGTCGTCGACGTCGCCGAAGCCGAGGCCGAAGTAGATCAGGTTCTTGCGTCCGGGCACCGCCCCGGCGGCCTGCGCCAGGTGCTCGAAGGCATCGTAGATGCGCGGCGTCTCGCGGCTCAGGTCGCGGCCGGTGGGCAGTCCCTGGCGCAGGGACGGCACCGCTCCGGCCTCGCCGCTGCGCTCACCGCCGAGGCGGGACGGCCAGTTGCCGCTGGGCTCGCGGCCGGTGGCGGCATTGCGCAGGGCACGGGCCAGGGCCTGGCGATCGCGGGTGAAGTCCTCGTAGACCTTGAGGCGAAAGTCGTAGCCGACCACCGCCACCCAGTCCGCCGGGGCGAGCTCCTGATGCACCCAGCGCACCGTGTCGCGGGCGGCCCTCAACTGCCGCGAGACCAGGTCGATGCTGGTCTGATTCTTCTTCTGATCGTCGAACAGCAGAATGAAGTATCGATCCCGCGGTTCCGTGTCGAGGCGATCGTGCAGCGCGTCCGGAACCTCGAGCAACTCGCGGCTGGAGTAAAAGGTCGAGGCCGTGAGGGCTACCGGCCGGCCGTCCTCACGGACGGTGAAGTCGTCGACACCGAGGCCGAGGACGGCATTGCCGGCCTTGTCCGTCACCACTACGTCGAGCAACACTTCTCGGACCTCGAGCTGCTCTTCGAAGGTGCTCTGCGCCAGCAGCGGGGAGGTGAGGAGCACGAGGAGGGGGAAGAGTCTCTTCATGCCTTCAGTCTACGCACCTCCGGTGTCGAAGGATGCGCCTCCTCCGGCGGATCGGGGAAGCGTGCCATGAAACCGCCTTCGGCCACCGTGCGACGCAAGGCCGACGCTGCGAAGGGCTGCGATTCGCGCGAGCCGAGCAACGAGTCTCCCTGGGCGTCGGCCCAGCGGCACAGGCCGCCATGGAGGGCTGGGAAGGTTCGGCTGAGCAGCAGGGCAGCGTCGACTTCGCTGGCGTGGGCGACGACGCCGGCCTCCAGGCAGCGGGCTGCGGCATTGGCCATGGCGCGCAGTTGGTCTTGCACCAGACGATGCGGATTCGCCGCCACCGAAGAGGGCGCGATGCCGAGCTGGCGGAGCCAGTCCGGCGCCGGCTCGCGGCGCTTGCGGGCCGGGAAGAAGGCGCCTGCC from Acidobacteriota bacterium includes:
- a CDS encoding helix-turn-helix domain-containing protein, whose protein sequence is MGEPQISPMPRQRTPRSPSDDALGSSDEGRKPPWQKEGSSADEASFGRWLRRQREVREIDLREIADRTKISLRYLKAMEQDRFDLLPAPVFARGFLREYARYVGLSPDEVVNFYLSAHEEMEALDDEGTVTPRHRSSVLRHGLLLALAVALMVALAVYVAFYLENRRSAAPAEEAPAAAVPSPPEDAAPVLRGAAPAALPATMAPSPEAAAAAVPRAPLEVTLDFTAECWVEALIDGRQRLSELHVQGESLSLTAESEVLLRKIGNAAGVEVHVNGRPFPLDGSAGQVVRDVRIDLEVVEGLQTEAPAV
- a CDS encoding DnaJ domain-containing protein; this encodes MAKNYYDILGLGQNATDAQIRERFKAMARERHPDRFQGAEKADAEVAFQDLTEAFNVLLNAERRRQHDLELANPEADQQGVDSAQLARVYLQRGVKSYREKNYLQAADNFDRATKAEPENALGWYNLALACSHQQRWMSRSLTAIAKACELAPMNVTYLKTAGRLHARGGRLTQAEKYYEQALTWGGEDETIRRQLDEVRSSKRPRSGLFGRGS
- a CDS encoding Stp1/IreP family PP2C-type Ser/Thr phosphatase, coding for MVSVKAYGLTDRGLTRSHNEDYFEIDSSQNLYLVADGMGGHRHGEVASQLAVRTIKDFVDKTSHQDATWPFVPEPRLRRQTNVLKMAVRLAHDRVMYAIREDRRLFGMGTTVVGFLLDDDQAAIAHVGDSRAYRLRDGQLELLTQDHTWVNEQVVAGFLSLDQARVHPLKNVVTRALGGEKDIAVDVREEQVQRGDLYILCSDGLTTMLSDAEIQAGAESSASLAEICRNLVDAANSRGGHDNVTVIALGIE
- a CDS encoding VWA domain-containing protein; this translates as MKRLFPLLVLLTSPLLAQSTFEEQLEVREVLLDVVVTDKAGNAVLGLGVDDFTVREDGRPVALTASTFYSSRELLEVPDALHDRLDTEPRDRYFILLFDDQKKNQTSIDLVSRQLRAARDTVRWVHQELAPADWVAVVGYDFRLKVYEDFTRDRQALARALRNAATGREPSGNWPSRLGGERSGEAGAVPSLRQGLPTGRDLSRETPRIYDAFEHLAQAAGAVPGRKNLIYFGLGFGDVDDRGIYRPDQRYYPPMVETLNDHNVAVYSVDISPSDVRHSLSGALSQLAEDTGGRYFERFTNFASPLKQISRENGGYYLLSYRSGHPPGESGFQKVEVELADRSLRVRARGGYRYGND